Genomic segment of Benincasa hispida cultivar B227 chromosome 1, ASM972705v1, whole genome shotgun sequence:
TGTCTTTGAATAATTACGCTGTATACtgtttattagtttttaatttaatcaaatgcAACGAGATTATAATTCTACTCACACAAGACTTATTCATTTAGACATATTAAGTGAACatgttaaatgaaaaaaaaaaagtgcttaGCCCactttttttatcattattttaatattacattCAAATGTATCTTTAAATAATCACATAGATTGTATCCTTTTATTTCTTGAGTGTACATTtctttttaagattttattaaatcataCACTTGATCTCATTAGAATTTCGTAGTTAAGCGTGTTTAAACGGGAGTTGtgggaaaaaaattgaaaatgatttttttaatatatttatataccaaataagagaaggagaaaaagtaaaataaaaataaaagttaggAATATATAGTTTTTGAAATTAGGGGAATTCAATTAAAAGTTGAAATAACGGCTCATGTAATGTGGGTTTAAATGCTAGAAGTGTCAAACATGCAGCTGATGATGAGAAGAgctagaagaagaaaattaggaTAAGCAAAGCGTAAACATGTGTACTGTGTACATTAAGTTACTGTAACATCCCAACAACAACCCAGAAAAGACGACAAAATACATAAAGACCAAATTACTACAACATTACTAAGGGATTCCCTCAGCTAGTTTCTTCCCTAGTTAACCTCCTAATTAAAAAGAGAGAACTTTTATTGACATAAAACTAAGGAGAGGGTTTTGAAGGGCAGGATTGGCATAATTTAAACAGACGGTGGTGCAATTGTATTATTAGCCAACTTTTGTTCTTCAAGCCAAGGAATGAAAGCCTTGAAAGTATTGGAATCAGCCCTGTAAAATTTTTGAGTCAGTTCAAGCAACAATGGCCATGTGAAATCTGGAAACTTTCTTGGTGGATTCTTGTCCACCACTTCCTCCGGTGCTCTCACCACTTTATCAGCTGCTGGACAGAGAAAAAAAGCCATTGATTTTCTTGCTTCCTTGCAATTCACTACAGCTCGATGGAAGCAGCTCTTGTAAACCCCATTTGTCAAAGCCTTAATTCATTggaaattcattaattaattaatatgggttttcaaaaaaactaaatttaaaaatttaaaattattgaattagaTTATTAATTACCATGAAAGTGTCACCGACGTTGATGACAAAGGAGTCTTTGGTTGGAGGAATTGAGTGCCACTCATCATCCACGTAGACTTGAAGGCCGCTGACGTGGTCTTGGTGAAGAATTGTTACGGAGGTTGGATCACAGTGAGGTCCAGTTCCTAATGTCAGCTCTGGCTTCTCGCATGGTGGGTAATAATTTAGCCTCATTATTGAACTATTGTCCTCATAGAATTTCCTGAACTTCTCTTTTGGAGCCCCAAGGCTTAAAGCCAGAAGCTCCACTATCTTCAAACTCAAATCACTCAATGCTTCTCCACACTCTTGATACACCTTCCTACAcacataaataatataaatatgtttagaaaTCGAGAGAACACAGAGATTTTTTTACGTGGTTCagtaacaaaaaaagaaagcaGTTTATTATCAGAGAGACAGTATTCTAACGATAATCAAGTTAAAATTTGCTTACCCTTGATGAGAGAATTCTGAGCCATAATATTGAGAAAAGTAATCGAGAGTAGTGGTTGAATTATGATGAGCAACATAAGGAAGGGAAAAGGTTTCCTTCCAAGGAAGATTATGGGAGAATCTTCCAATGAAGCTATTAGCATATCCAAAATTTTCACCCAATTTCCTTTGAGCTTTCTTTTTGACATCAAAAGGCAATGTAAAATACTCATCCATACACTGATGAAGTTTTTTCATCAATTCCATGTCCACACCATGGTTGACCAACACAAAGAATCCATGCTTTCTGCAAGCTTCATCTACCCGCCTGGTTGCCTCTTCAATATCACTTTGATTTCCACTTAAGAACTTTTGCAAGTCAATATGTGGAACATGCAGCTCCGGCGCCCCCTCCTTTGGTTTAAACTCGTCCGGCCACACGAAAGTCTCCGGCACCATTGATTCCTCCGAGCACCCAAATTCCACACGCTGTGTTGATTCGCCTGCACTCGTCATGCATTTCATCGCCATTGCATGCaaaaacacaaatggaaaaagatattaaaaatatgggaataattaaaataaagcaACGCAGTATTACTATTATTCTGATGCCCAAGATTTGGAATGGAGTTGGAAAGAGGAGAGTTTGGAAGATTTATAAGCTCACAATAGGGGTAAATGCgtaattttattcttctttttatgAGTAGGAGACAAAGTACAAACCAACCCCATTTATTtccttaacaaaaaaaaaaattaggtggAGCTGAACTACACTCATTTTTTGTACACTCCAAgttaaaaatcaataaaaatataacgtgtggcaatttttatttttttgaaaaataatttttttttttacaaaaagaatatgtttaaaggAGAGGtggaaaatgaaaataagtATAAGTTAGCTTACACCTAATCATTGTTTTCTTcaatgatataatataaatggtaGAAATTAGATGTAGTCTAAGTTGTACTTATCCTCGCATTCCTTTCTTTTACacacaaaaatattaaaatggtttctaaaaaaatatttgcaatatgaaaatttttattgGACAATTGTCTAGGCTACACAAAGATAAGTGCAGTCTTAAcaacatctttttttttcctaatataaACTCTCATGATTTCATCTAAACAATCTCACTTTTTACCAATAGAACTATCATCCTTCACTTATGTATTTacaatcttttttcttttttatcaatataaaatttttttgtTACATTTCTAACCATTTCGTTGAACAAAAGACCAATAAGACTCTCTATCAAATAATCTATCTTTTCGTGTTTGCTTTTAACTAGGCTAACTATTTGAGGAGTTTGACCACATATCATTATGACTAAGTATGTTATTGAGGTACATCCACATGGTTAAGTTTAGGTGCATGACTCTAATACACATGCATTTTACATCAAATATTTGTCACTTTCTCGAAAGATAAAAGAAGCAAATTACCAGTACTATATTATTGTACGTTTTTTAttgtgttttaatttttttgtcatatttcttcttttaaaagcCTTTTCATTTAAAGTGAGGTGATGTGCTATGTTTCCACGAAGTGGGAGAGAGagcaaaaaggaaaaacaaatatattaaatacttgttctttctttctttctttttttttttttttttcggacaattatttaaatacttGTTCAAAAAAGTACGAGACATTTCGACATAACCCTATGATATattcttctttttattataaaagaaattaggAATCTTTGTTTGGATTGACCACTAACTCCAAGAGATGATTTTATTACAATAGAATGTCTTTAGAGTGACATTTTAATTTGCATGAGTTATTACATGaacactttatttttttaattcaaagaaCAGTTAAAATAGTCTTAACCCTTAGTTACCTAAAGGAATATTGATGTGGCAATTAACATGCTAAAAGAAGTTTAGATAACATGATAATGTTTAGAATATTGGATTACCGACCTCCTTCTCATCCTCTTTCTCCTTTCTCCTTCTGAAACATTATTGTTGTTTCCCTCCTTTGAGATGCATGGTAGCACAAATCTTGGCCTGCCATATCAAAATGGAGGGTGAAGGAAAATAGGGAAAGAGAGAAAGGAGAGGAAGATGATGACGTGATTCGTTCAATGAGTCAAAAATGTGATCTTGTCATCCACACTCGTGTTAAACTATCACATCAGCATTTTTTAGATTAGAGgtcatttaaaattatttttcaaattttgagaactgaagtgtttattttataatttcaaaGACATAATAGATATTAACATCATACCTCAATAGACAAAagagtattttattttaaattctatttaaaatagaattttagtaaaaaaataataattgttttaaaggATTTTTACttccaattaaattatttcttttCTAGTACCGTAAGTTCGAATTTCTGTTATAGAGATTTGAACCTCCTACATCAAGGTATGTAGCACAAGTTGTTGGTCATGTCCGCTTGATTATGGAAGATTGtcattttaggaaaaaaatgcACTTATTTTTTGCTTGATCTTTACAAATTCTATTCAATTAATCTGTCAAACAAGTAAATacaataagatttatattacaATCTATTTTGAGTTCCAATATATGTATAAAGTGAGTAATTGATGAGTGTTCTTAAATTAAACATGGTAGTTTATGCTATATACGAAAGACAACTATAGTTTTCTTATGAAATTAACCATTTTTTGGCAAATGAAATCATCTTCTATACATTGTCCAAAATCATATattcattcaaaattttagtCCAATTTTCCTTATTGCCTttgtatgtatgtgtatatacatattttgtttttctcaaaaaaaGGTGTTAGGGTCCTTTTAACGTAAAGTTGGAAGGGCACATCAAAGTAGCTTTACCCTTTTAAGCTTTTTGAGAGACCCACAACCTTTGCACCAAATCAAATTCCCATCAACTTTcatattcaatttcttttttaaaaaaaaaggaaaagaaatgaaaaaagaaaagaaacattgGAAAATTAAGCCCTCATTTTCTTTCACATAAAATTGGACTTTCATAACACTTTTCTTTCACATATATCCATTGTCTACGATGAAGAAAACTTTTCTAAAAAGAGCataagaaggaaaagaaaagataacCCTAGTTCCATAAGGGCACACTTGTTGAGAGACAAAGTAATGAAggtttattattgttatttatggGTTGATTTATACTTCTAAAGATTTTATTATGAAAGAATGATTAATTAGGAAGCAGGTTcatccaaatttaatttgattaaaattatattatcgatattaaatatcttatCATAATTGGTTCACATTTCTCTCTAGAAAATTTGTGTACAAGAAAAAGGCTTTGGTTGTGCTCTTTTTAATGACAGCTTTCATTGGTTCACATATCTAATCATAATTGGTTCACATTTCTCACTGATAACTGCTATTAATTGCTATCGTTGATAGTTACTATTAGTGacagctttcaatttgagaaatattaatacaatcttAAAATAATAACACTTGAAATATCACCTTTCAATTTGCTATCAATTTTCAAAGGCTATCACTAATACACTTTgatcaattagaatcaaacttgaaatattaacacctaAGGCCATCAATGgatatcaataatagacttttataagtAATTATCAACTTTTGAAAGGAAACTATCATCTTTCAATGATTAACATTTAAagctataagtgatagaaatctatcaataagaggtctataagtgactatctatgatatttacctaagtcatatcaccAATAGCATTAATGtcattcattttattgataaatacctaagtcatatcactGATATACGGATATCACTTATAGTTataactatcattgatagcttcaaTCAGCGGCTATCACCGATAACTTTTagcagtggctatcaatgatagactttcatcaaagaGAATTGACTTTTATAGCATTGATATCATCGATATATGGATATCACATAAGTTCTATTATTGTAGTCACTGATATCACTTATATCGTAATTATcggtgatagcttctatcattgataacatacTATTAGGGATAACTTCTATCATTCCTTTTTACCATTAAATAACGTGTAATCAGTAtcgttgatagcttctatcaccgataacataCTATTAATGATAATTTCTACACATTCCACTTAACTTTaattcgagattcaactttattaattaaatccaCTAAGTGGATAATACtttgaaaaaaatcatcaaagtttaagctatcaatgatagaaaatattagtggctattactgatagactttcattagtaactatcaattttgaaagattaacaaTTAGAGCTATTAGTGGCTATTATTGACAAACTTTTATCTTGATTATCAATAATGGACTTTTATCACTAGTATACTTCTACTGCTGATATCTACCTAAATTTAATATCACTAGTACATTAATATGATTGATATCTATCTAAGTTCTATGACTAATAACACTAATAATCGttattatcaatatacaaatattatggtacacaaatacacaaatatttcaatttgtgcCCTTCATTTTGGGTCATCTATGccatttttttcaagtttatttttcATAGAGATCATACTCTAAAAgtcatataaaaagaaaaaaaaaactattggttTGTTTGATATCGTTCacagttttcaattttttagaaataaacttatttaataaCTATTATAGTTTCTTATTCCAAACAtttaagaaatgtttctaaaaatggtgcaaatttgtgtattaaaaaaagtaatttctttcaaatatgttttcatttgctatttatgtttattattttgttataataatcaaatttgatgattggtttattggtgttaagtcacttacgAATTGAATATTTTCAAGTCTTTAGTACAAAACTCAACATCATAattcttatgaaaaaaaataggaagtataaaaaatcggataaaggaaataaattttttttttataaaaaaaaaaaagagaaataaatttttaagaaaggaaagaaaaaaaaaaagaagcaaaagtcggagaaatgaaagaaaataaaaaataaactaaataagaaaaaatcgaagaaaaaaagaaaataaaaagaaagggaagaaaaaggtGTGCAACAAGACAATAGAgggtgaaattgaaaattataaaaaattcaaatgttgacTAGTCAACACttatatatttgcaaatattttaaagaggtaatatatttttagatttttttcctcttattttactatctattacaaatatcctcGTAAAtacgatttttttaaaagaaaaatacattcttggtctccaaattttgaatttagtttctatttgatccttaggtttcaaaatgttttttatAATGGAGTACGAGAAGTCGAGAGATCAGTAGGCACACACGGATATCTCAACTAAGTTGACACATCCATAGTGCTCTCATCATGCCCCGATCCAAAAGGATATTATTGATAAAGGAGTATATTAGAGGGCAAAAAAGCCCAAAGTCACGTCAGtacaaaaagagagagaggctAGAGGAAAGCCTTCTAATTGAGTGTAATACAAGAAGCatcataattacaaaataaattagaTTTGGTACTTCATTGTGCACCAAGGTTGAGCAAATCTTCCCATAATTATGTCTAGGTGATTTTTCCATCTCATTGAAAGGTCTAccatttcaaaatgttacacatttagagGCGTTTATTTTGTGGGAATCCAAAATTCTCATGGAGTAGCTATCTGGCGTATTTGTTTTGCGGTAATATAAGATGCCCGTGTGGAGGACATCTTAGGGTTTTTGGATGCCCTCCTGAAACATGGATTTTtgtgattatgatgttgagaacATCCTCTTTTTACTTTTCTAACctcttttttcatatatatatatatatatatgtgtgtgtgtgtgtgtgcactcttctttatttttattttatacttaAAATAAACATTGTGAACTATGTATTTTACTCTTTTTGAGTATATTGTAGttgttttttagaaagaaattcaaattcaaattaatatttattttataaaaaaataaaattaatatatattatttatttgaaaaaataataaaattatattaatttaaaaagaaaattaaattaataaaaataaatatgttttataagtttaaattatatttaattaattataagttAATAAATAGTCATAAGGGCATTATTGGAACATTATGTAAATTTATGACATTCccgaaaacaaacaaaacatagttatttaaatatgttggacatctgtaattctagacaTCTACaaattttagtttctatttaatctatctattacagaaggttacaattttacccacaaaatttaagttttatttttatttgatctcttgatttcaaaatataaacttttaacCTTTAATTTTCACTAAAAACTCTCTTTCCATCTTtaatattaatgtttattaattaatttaaaagaactataattaattaagtttcactattgaaaatgaatttaatattctaCTTCATAAATAATTTAGACTAATTAGTAGACATTGATGTCAATTACTAAAAGTgattatttaatgaaaaacgaagttaaaagtgtaaatcttgaaacttatagactaaattgaaacaaaagtcAAATCTCaaatgtaaaattataatattttaaaatttaaggaccaaATATTGAAACTAAAATCAAAACGTTGGACTAACCATAGTtgaaaatttcaagatttagaTAGACTCGAAATTTCGGTAGGGAGAATTTCGATTTTCCCCTAATTTCTTGAAACTTCAAAATTtcgaatttttttaaatagaaattagTTATGCTAGCTCAAGGAATGTGCATGAGGAAGTTGTCAGAAATAGCATGTTTAAGTTTTTACCTTACAAAACTAGCATCTTTATTTAAAActcgtaaaaatagtttttctcaatCCATCTCAAGCGAGATCAAACACAAAAGTTTAGTTAAAAATCAACTTTTCCCAACTTATCGATTGTTTAGGGCTCGATACATATCGTTAGATTATACACCGAGATTATATACATCTCGTTGTTAATCTCGGGCAAAATAATAtcgagattctatatatttgagctttctcGGTGAAATCTCATGTATAATTAACAccgaaattcatatatttgagctttctcAGTAGAATCTCGAGCATGATTAAACCGAGATTCTATATATATCCAAAATATTACCGATTTTTTTcgaaaaaatgatattttccaaaaattaaaaatgttgaatcaatttgaaaaatctattttgacAATTGGAAAACTCATTTagaattttagaaattcatataattgtgaaaacataaattatactaaagatttgaaaaaaatacataataatttgatataatatttagtaaaaaaaccaaatttaaagaaaatttaaaaataatataagatttggtataagattttgGAAGATTACATTAAAAATATTAGCAAATCTAAGTGTTTAATCGGGCAAAATGCATCAAGAGgctctaaataagttagaaaagattgatttttttaactaattcttGGTGGTCGATCTTGCATAtcgagaaaaattatttttacgagttttcaaaaagtgTACTAGTTTTGTAAAGTGAAAACTTAAACGTGTTATTTCTAAGAAATTTCCAAGTGCAagggaagtttttttttcttccttttaccataaaaatatttatttttaacaaatcacacatttcattcaaatatttttctttgaacttttacATCATTTCATCTCAAACTTGAATTAACGCCAATTCTCTAATActtctctcattttctctcaaacTCTATCTATTTGTAgagtttcatttttcttctttcttttccattatgttgtgttatatttaatattacaCTTTTAATATTCCTCTTAGGTTTAATATTATGATTTTTCTATTCTTGTCATGTTATGTTATGTTAGTTTAATgttatgatttttcattttttgtatttacTTCCTTTTGTAATAaacaatttacaattattttatatgcaaatatttcataattaattactaatatttgatattattttgtgattattttatcattttttaaatctcTACTATTGTATCGACATTTACACAGATATTTCACGGTATACATTTAAATGTTGTCCTACTTTAAagaaatgatgattaaaatTTGTCAATTATAGTTCAATTAGTTACAATCAAAATTTTagtaactaattataacaatttctatgaattttaataaaaaaatttaaaattttcattgataaagatatttttataaaatcgaGACGTCGATATTTTCAATCATATCGATACTTTGAATCTTGGGCCGAcaagagttttttttctttttcttttttaaaaataaatgtaaataagatttcaCGGCGGTTTGAAAGTGAGGTCAGAAATGTGCTTTTATGGGGAAATGtgagttttttttcctctcGTTGTGGCCTTACAGTTGTCCCACGCATGCAGGGTCTAATAgtccaaatatttatttaaaagattaataattatctaaatttaaaagtttttggGTTTAATTCTTAGTTTGGAACTGTGATaggtttaaaataatttatgaaaactGTACagttaaataatcatttatgaaatGAAGTAGAAAAGTATTCAGTAAATCGTAATTtcaaaggaaaagaataaagtTACAGAAGATACCGATAGACTATcacattatattaataataaacttctattagtttctatcatgaCACTAATACTTCTATTAGTCCATATcaaagaatattaaattttgttattttaggtaaatgtttcatttattttttttatattttgaaaatttcctATTAGTTAAACTAATAGTAAATcgttataaaatttaattaaagtacCGAAGCAACCAATTATTTCAATGGTTTTTCattgataattattataagTTAGATAGTTAAAATTCCTACCTTATTAGTTTATATCCCTTGAAAAGTAATTCTGAATAAGACCTTATTTTATGTACAgtgatttataaaaatttaaggattaagatcagattaaaaaaattaacataaagtttaaacatcaaaatagatcatttgatttttttttcaaaatttcactggactttgtttcaaaataataatagaaaatgaaattctcattgaactttttttttccttattcattcttatttttatgTGGTCTAAACCATTTTCAGTAAGACCCATTTGGTGAACAAGGTAGCTAAATCTTGAAATTCCCTTGGGAAACAAAACTGATTTTGCTGTCAGCTGCAGAATCCGCCAAAAGTTAAACGAAAAGTAAATTgttaaaaacatatatatatatttttttaatcgagattataaaaattgttagttaaaaatgacttttaattTCTAAACCTTAATATAGCTAACAATttagcttttaaattttaatttataatgatttacttcctatatttttaattttataatattttagttcttgaactttcCTACATAACAATTTATTCCttatactttataatttgtaacgatttaatctttatgataaaaattaatgttaaaatttaataaatattcttGCATATATAAATCGATAATCTAATTAGATACTAAATACATAGTctacaatttaaaataataaaaattgacatttaattttgattatttttttatgttaataactaaattataacaaatttaaaaatataagaactaaattattatctACTAAAGTTAAGGAATTAAATTGTTACGGCAAGTATGGAgatcaaattattataaaataaagtttatgaatcaaaatattatttttataaaaatatatggaccaaaagttttttttaacgGGAAGTGTTTTTGAACCTCCCTAATTCGTTTATAGTTTTTCtaagaaatatttattttcatctctCTGTCAGTGTCACTTTTCAAATCTGCTTTAACATTTTTCGAGGTATCTCCACATTCTTGAGTGctcacttttgaaattttttaccCTTTCTAATCCTTGGTTGTTTTGTTCTTCATCTTCTaagtttttttatctttatttttttttttacttccaaTTAATTTTTCCCATCTTTTTAGAATAATATTGTCCTTTTCTTTCTGTATTTCGACCATTTCATAAGTACCATTAAAAACCGTCCTTCAGACACATTTTTGGatggattaaaaaaatatttttcaatagtGATTATCACACCActcatttttataaaagttattatGAGAGGTTATCgtacatttcaaatttattctaaaataatatattttcaggattaaatacttaaaaaattaaattaaacacgtTCTAAATCATGTGGCGATTAATTTGTTAACTAATTTGTTGGtttgaactaaaaaatatatattattgtatACCTGAATTACCTTTCTCATttctaattgatttttaaaagaaattgtaaATTTATCTAATAGAGTAGAATAGAGGAAAGGAAAGAGGAGCCACCTCATAGTTGAagttaacaaaaataatataaattaatgtaCTTTGAGTTTTCCTAATGAGCAAATTATCATCATTAAATGACAATATTAGTATAGTTCAACTAAATCTATACTCTTAACCTCAATATTTAAGATTCAATTCTTTCATTCACAATCttgtataaaaaaaagaaaaaagaagaaaaaaaaccacaatcaaattcatcatcttTTCATTAAACAACTCAGGGTTAAATAACTTCAGTCATTAGGGACTAAAGTTATTAGTATCTAATATATTTatgataaattaaaaaaaattaaaaattaattggtctattaaacataaatttaattcttttatctaataaaacacTAAACTTTAATCtttgaatttataaattttttaatgttcAAGAACTAGGATCTTGtatgttttttgaatttggcatTAAGATTGACAATGTTTACAtagtaaatttgaaaactataaTGAAATAtgtatcatttttaaaaatcaaaaaggaaaaaaaaaaataaagttatcAAATTGAGCTTAAATTAAAGACCGGAGAAtaagaatataaaaatataatatatatatataaatataattaatttgaaagaaatgtCCAAAGGTTGGTGGGATGAAATGCATAGATAATGTGAAGAAAAAAGGAGGGCCCAATAAAACCGCCGAAGTTTGCCATATTTCCAggaacaatatttgaagtgttTGCCCAAATTTTTTGTCCATATCCTCTCTGCATCTAATTAGGGTTATTGTCCTCTTCAACCAACGTTTCTCCTCTGTCTGCTCAAAActgttctttctttttctttttctttttctttttctttttccctttttttaattcttttttttttttttaagaaacatttAACCTTGTCAAATTATTGGAACATGTCAAGTTAATTACTATTTTTGATGCATAACCCTtca
This window contains:
- the LOC120091712 gene encoding gibberellin 20 oxidase 2-like, yielding MAMKCMTSAGESTQRVEFGCSEESMVPETFVWPDEFKPKEGAPELHVPHIDLQKFLSGNQSDIEEATRRVDEACRKHGFFVLVNHGVDMELMKKLHQCMDEYFTLPFDVKKKAQRKLGENFGYANSFIGRFSHNLPWKETFSLPYVAHHNSTTTLDYFSQYYGSEFSHQGKVYQECGEALSDLSLKIVELLALSLGAPKEKFRKFYEDNSSIMRLNYYPPCEKPELTLGTGPHCDPTSVTILHQDHVSGLQVYVDDEWHSIPPTKDSFVINVGDTFMALTNGVYKSCFHRAVVNCKEARKSMAFFLCPAADKVVRAPEEVVDKNPPRKFPDFTWPLLLELTQKFYRADSNTFKAFIPWLEEQKLANNTIAPPSV